In the Brevundimonas sp. LM2 genome, GCGGCTCCTGCCGCTGGATCGTGACCCCGTTCATCGAGGTCACCTCCAGCGTCGGAGCGGCGATGCGCGTCTCCCAGCCCTTGGCGCGCATCCGGTTCAGGATGCCGGCGGCGATGAAGGAATCCAGCTCGTTGAAGCCGTCGAAGGTGAGGATGGCGATGCGCACGGTGCGCTCCATAAGGGCGCGGTCTCCCGGCACGGGGACGCTCGCGACCCGTGGATGAGAGGCCAAGCGGGGCCGCAATGCACGTGAAAAACCGCCGGCCACCGTTAAGTTGACATTAGGCAAGAACACTTACAGAACATCGACAACGGTTCACGACTTGTTCTGAGGGCGATCCCCACCATGCTGACCAAAAAACAGCACGAACTCCTGATGTTCATCCATGAACGGATCAAGGAGACCGGCGTCTCCCCCTCGTTCGACGAGATGAAGGAGGCGCTGGACCTGGCGTCCAAGTCGGGTATCCATCGGCTGATCACGGCGCTGGAGGAACGCGGCTTCATCCGCCGTCTCGCCCACCGCGCTCGGGCGCTCGAGGTCGTCAAACTCCCGGAACAGGCCACGACTGGACCGGTCCGGGGCCGTGCCCCCTTCCGCCCCGACGTCATCGAGGGCGGCGGACGACCCCGCCCGGTCGAGCCCGCCAACGACACTCGCGAACTGGTGCTGGTCGGCAAGATCGCCGCCGGCGTGCCCATCGCGGCCATCCAGCAGGACCACGGCCGCTATTCGGTGCCCGAGGCCATGCTGGGCGCGGGCGAGCACTACATGCTCGAGATCGAGGGTGATTCGATGATCGAGGCCGGCATCCTCAACGGCGACCTGGTGGTCATCAAACGCGTCGACACCGCCTCCTCCGGCGAGATCGTCGTTGCCTTGGTCGAGGGCGAGGAAGCCACCCTCAAACGGCTGCGCCGCAAGGGCAACTCCATCGCCCTGGAGCCCGCCAACCGCGCCTATGAGACCCGCATCTTCGGCCCCGACCAGGTCGAGGTCCAGGGCAAGCTGGTCGGCCTGATCCGCCAGTATCACTGACGGCACGCCCGGCTCCGCTGATCCCGGCGGAGGAGCAAAGAGCCCGCTTTTCCTCCCCGCCTATCCCGGCGAAAGCCGGGACCCAGTCCTTTGGGCGCTCCACGTCGGAGGTTGGTTGCGAAGGCGGTCCAGGCCGTGCCCCGCGCCAGCACTGGATCCTGGCTTTCGCCGGGATGAGTGGAGGCTGAAATTCCCGCGCTCCAAAAGGCGTGTCTATGGCACGTCAGCTGCGTCCGGATCGCCAACGCGGCTCCACGGCCGGTCGCCCCTCGCCTCCGCCGACCAGACCGCCCGCCAGCCTTGCGGCGTCTGCCACAGCTCAACCGCCCCGCCCCGCGCATAATCAACGCCGTCCAGCACTAGGGTGTCGGCGCACTCCTCCGGCAGGACCGTCACCGTCGCCCGCACGCTGACCAGGGGAGCCGAGGCGCACAGGTCCGCCAGCGCCTCTAGGCCCGGCGCGGTCTGGCCCCACCACAGGGCGATGGGCGCATCCGTCCCGGTCCCCGGCGCGCAGGCATAACGCTCGCAGACCCAGCCGTCCTCGCCGCGATTCGTCGCCGTCAGACCGCGCCGCCGTGACCACAGGTCGGTGGCGAAGGTCCGCACGCCGGGCCGCACGATGACCGCTCGTTTGTCCTCGCTATAGGCCGCATTCGTCCCGCCATCGCCGATCCAGACCGTCGGCGTCGGCGCGCGCGGCCACAGCAGCACGGCGCACACGAACGGCAACCCAAGCCAACGCAGCCGCCCCTCCCACAGGGCCACGAACAGCACGCCCAGGAAGGAGATCGGCAGCACATCGTCCGGCGCGCTGGCGATGGTCCGCACCGCGCCGGGCAGGCCGGCGGTCCAGTGCCCCACCGCCAGCATGGCCTCCACGCCCTGCCCCGCCACCCACAGGAAGGGCGCGCCCAGCCCCTCCGGCCCCAGCAGGACGCCCAGCGCCAGGGCCGGCATCAGGACGAAGTCGGCGATCGGGGCGGTGGCCAGGTTGGCGATCAGGCCGAACACGGCGGTCCGGTTGAAATGCTGTATCGCGAACGGCCCGGTCGCGGCCCCGGCCACGGCACTGGCCGTCACCGCCACGACCAGCCAGTGCCGCGCCGACTGCGCCATGGCGATGGGCCAGGGCACAGACAGTTCGCGCGTCCGGGGCGGCCAGGCCTCGGCCAGGGCGA is a window encoding:
- the lexA gene encoding transcriptional repressor LexA, producing MLTKKQHELLMFIHERIKETGVSPSFDEMKEALDLASKSGIHRLITALEERGFIRRLAHRARALEVVKLPEQATTGPVRGRAPFRPDVIEGGGRPRPVEPANDTRELVLVGKIAAGVPIAAIQQDHGRYSVPEAMLGAGEHYMLEIEGDSMIEAGILNGDLVVIKRVDTASSGEIVVALVEGEEATLKRLRRKGNSIALEPANRAYETRIFGPDQVEVQGKLVGLIRQYH